CCACAAACCGCCGCAAATATCAGGGCATGCAAGCGCATGCCCACCAGCAGGTCCATATTGCCCACCAAGGAGATCATTTGCGGCACGGTTAGCTTTTCACTGATGATTGTATGCGGCTCCTTCATTATCGCCGCCACTTCCCGGGAGGCCACCAAATCCGCCGGGCTGTGCATGGGCACAAAAACTATAGTCAGACCCGCCCGGACAAGGCGGTCGCAGGCCTTGGCCAGCTCTATCTCCCACATGACCGCACCCGGCAGCGGGCGCACTGAAACCCCAACAACGCCCGTTCCCGCCGTTATGTCATAACGTTTCAATATTTCCGCTCCGGCGGATAGGTCAATATCGTCAAGACGCAGGCCCAATACCGGATCGGCGGTCACTTCCACAGGCCGCCGCACCCCCATGGCCCGTAAGTCTTGCAACGACTCTTCATCACGCACGGTGACGGCTTGCACACGCCGGGTGGTGATGCCCACCAACCGCCGGCCTGTTTTGGTGGTCACCGGGCCGATGCCCTGGGCATAATACATCACGGGCCGGCGAAACAGCCGGGCCAGCCAAATCACCCCCAGGTAGTACAGCAGGCTTCGCGGACCGGTAACATCCTGCAGCAGGCTTCCCCCGCCGCTGATTAAAAGATCCGCCCGCCGGATCACCCCGGCCACCTCCCGCATATTCCAGCGATCCACCGCGTGCACCCCGTAGTCCCGAGCGGTAGCCTCGGGGTCATTGGACAGCACGGTGATTGTAAGACCGGGGATGTCGTGACGCAGGGAACGTAATATACTATAGAGCACTGCCTCGTCACCCAGGTTGTTGAAACCGTAGTAACCGGATATAACAACCCGGTTATGTCTTTTGTTGGTTTTATTTTCCACGGGATACCCTCTTCGCGCAAAAGATTGATGAATATATTATCTATTAACTTCTGCGGTTGTGCAACCAGCCATTGGTCCTGCTCACGCGGAATAGGCAAAAACTATTGGTTTTTTAGCACATCTTCGCTGTATCGCAGTGATAATTGCAAGTATAGCACTCAGTCCGGAGTTGCCCTCGCTTGATCCGGTGAGATCGCCGCGTCGCCGCCCCTCGCGATGACAGGGGTAAACGTAAGCATCAGATAACGGACGCTCCCTCTGTGTTTTAGAGCAAAAAAAATATTGCACAACGAATTACTTGGTTCGTTGTGCAACGATCTCTTCCATATTCATTGTCCCAAGGCATAGGTTTCTGAAATGGCAAAAATTTAATGTTCAGGGGGCAGCTTAATATTTACTGTTACTTCTTCTGCATCGTCGTCACTGTATATTTTAATATCCATGTTGGGGGAATCACCCAGGAATTCTCTCATTGATTGCAAACTGACACCGGGTTCCCCACTATCAAGAGCACCTAGAATATCCTTTACGGTAACATTTGCAGTACCCTGATTTAATCTAATTTCTTCCGAAAAGCCCATCATGGAAATGCTGGCCTCGGTCGCGTTTGTGGTTGCTTTGATAGTTAATTCCGTGAACATATCCGTATCATTATAGTCTGTTAAATCAATTGTAAAGACATTATTTACTCCGGGAACCGTAACGGGCCTGCCGTCAACCACAAACGTTACGGATTTAACCAATAAATCCGGTTCTTCCTGGTTGCCGCCAGCGCTGCCGGCGCCACCGCCAACCGTAACAACTTCACCAGCAAAGGAGGCTTCTATAGCATCAACATTATGACTCCCTGCGCCTTCCACTTTCAATTCATTCTCTACTACTACCGGTTTTTCATCTTCATTGTCCGGATCAACGGCCCGAACTTTATAGGTTTTGCCAGGGTAAACCGGCAGCTCAAATGCCCCGCTGGCATCGGTCTTAGCAACAAAGGTGGGATTGGTTGTAAAATACATGGTGGTTTTTTTTATGGGCTTATCGTTATCGCCCATTAATTTACCTTTAAGCACAGCAGCTTTGGTTAAATCAAGGTCCGTCCGGGTCAGCTTTTGATCGGCAACCGCAACATCACTTTTATAGGAAATTTCCGAGTCCGTAACGGCTGTAATATCATATTTTCCAGGCTCAAGCTTAACTTTAAAATTACCCTCGCTGTCAGTTTTGGTTTCTTTCAGCACCTCATAGCTGCCGGCTTCAAATATATTAACTGCAGCATCTTTAACGGCCTGACCGTTATAAGTAACCGCACCTTCCAGACCGGTCTCCCGCACCGGCTGTGTCTCAACCGGCTTTGGACCTCCGGGCGCATATTCCAGGGCGCGGTCCAAAGACGCTACCGCCTCGGCGCGAGTGATGCTTTTTAGAGGCATAAATGTATTATCCGGCATCCCGCGCATCAGCCCCTTTTGGGCCACAGCGCCAATATTGCCCCGGGACCAGTCCGATATCTTAGCGGCGTCTGTAAACGCACTAAGGCCCTCGGTGGTAGTTTCAATATCAAGCAGTCTGACCAGGATACCGGCCACTTCCTGGCGGGTAATGGGGGTGTTGGGCTTGAAAGAGCCATCGGTGTAACCGCCTATGTAACCGGCCTTCTTGGCGGCCGCCACATCACCGCAATACCAGGCGTCAGCCTTTACATCTCCGAAACCGGCCGCGGCTTCTTCTTTATTAATGCCAAAAGCCCGGTTGGTCAGCGCCACGAATTCGGCCCGGCTCACCTGTTGATTGGGCTTGAAGGTGCCGTCCGCATAACCGCCGGCCAGTCCTTTTCCCGACCATTTGTTGATTTGACTCTCCGCCCAGTGGCCGTTCACATCCGTAAAGCCGGCCGCAAAGGCATATCCCGAGGCAGCCAACATCAGAAACGCAGTTAATAATACCGTTAAGTATTTCTTACCATGCATTAAAAACAAATACCTCCTTTGAAATAGCGTCGAAAATTACAATTATACACTTATGGATTCTCTGTACTCAATGCTATTCCCTGCATTCATGTTTAACTACTTTTTTAAAATAATAAGCGGGGCTCCCTCTGTATTTTAGAGCAAAAAAATGTTGCACAACGAACTACTTGGTTCGTTGTGCAACAGCCACTTAAACAGCTTAAATTATTGCTCTACATTTACAGTATAAACAGTTTGATTGGATGTATTTGCCTCATCCTTAACGATTACCTTCAAATCGTCACCGGTCTTATCGCTTAGCGCCACCATCAACTGGTTAATATTGACTGCGTTTAGGATTTCTGCTTTAGCCGGCGGTGCAAGGCTATCCAAATAGTCGTAAACCACAAGGGCCATGGCCATGATAGTTGTCTTTTCCGCATTTTCGCTTATAGCTTCAATAACATCTTTCTCATTAACAGCGTCAATAAGGGCACTGTAGTTGGCAGATGAAGTTATGGCATCATAAAGACCGGTAATGTTAACAGCATTGTAGAAGTCTTCTTTGCAGGTTGATGCGTCAATCGCGGCCAACACGTCTACGCAATCACTGCCAACCAGATCGCTAACGGTTATTGTATCGCTTGGATCGTCAACCCGGCTGTTGTACACATTTACAGCAGGCTGTAATATATCCTTGATTTTCTGCTTGGTTGCCGTATCGGCAGCATTATTGATAGCAGGAATGTTCAAGGCTGCATATATTTCTTTTCTGGCATCATTAGTTAAGTTTTCGTCATCATTTGCTATATCCATTATTTCTTGAAGAACATTTTCATAAAACGCTTGTTTGCTTGAGGAATTTTTAATAGCCTCAAACATCCGGCTGAAGTTTACGGCATCCAGCACATCCTGATGACTTAGACCCACTTCAAGCAGCGCAGCTGCGGTTTGACTGATATTAACACCCGCTATACTGCTGCCCAGTGCAATATCGTTACTACCGTTTTCAAAATTCCAACTGCCAAGCAAACTACCGTTAAGTTTTATTTCCAAGATGCTTTCACCGGAAGGTGAATACAGCTCAATCTCTGAATCGGATAAGTTGCTTGGATTTTTATCTAAGATAATCTTTTTATTCTGTTGATCAATTGTTCCATTGGTAATACTATCAATACGAGGATTTTGCTCCGTGACTGTATACTCAAAAGTTTTCACATGACTGTTCTTCATATTATTTTTAACAGCTATGGCTTTTATAGTGGTGTTTGCATTTACTGTAATCGGTCCTTCATATAAAGTCCCATGTTTTTTAGCAATAGGATTTTTGCCGTCCTTGGTATAGTAGATTACGGCCCCGTTCGTGCTTGTGCTCAACACGACTTCGGTACCCTTGGCTACCGTTCCGGCCTGCGGAGAAGCCGCCGGCGCTTCCACTCTTGCAGCTTTCACAACCCCCCATTTGGAGAAGTGATATACCGTTGCCCTAACTACTTTATTAACTTCGTCCACTGTGGAATCGGCACATTCCCAATCTCCAGTAGTTTCGTTATAATAGAAGATAGCTAATCCGTCACTTGCAGTTCCCTCAAAGGGCAGTGTTATTTCAACCCCATCACTTAAATCAAGGTTGGAGCTAAGTGATACATTGATTACCTTACCCGCTACCTCGAACGTCTGCCCGGTGGTGGGGGTCTCATAATCGTCTTCATCGCATTCGGTAACCGTCACGGTTACGCCACCAGAAATACTCGGTATATTAGTAAAGTCAACGGTTACTCCATCTTCAAAGGCCAAAGGAACTTCATTATCTACTGTCACGTCATCGCCTAACGGCGCTTCTACCCTCAAGATCAGTTTTGCTTTTTGATTATATCCGCTAATGGTGCCTTCAAAGGTGAATACCCCGGCTTTATCAGTGGATACAGTATTGGGCACCCATGTTACAGCAAACTCTTCGGTTGTGTCGTTGCTCATTTTAGCTGTAACTTTATCGGGTAAACTATAACTACCGTTTAAGGCAACTGTAGCCTTGATATCGTCGATAGATTTTATTGTGGGGCTAGAGATACCACCGCCGCCGCCACCGCCGCCGGGTGCCGATGTTAAGCTAAACGGAGCTTTCAGGATACCCACGTCACGGGCGCCGGCAGCTCCTACTGCCACATCTTCGGCGACAAGTACCGGCTCATCGTCCTCTTTACCCGGTTTGTAAACCCGAACGGCGTATTTTTTGTCGGGCAGCACAGCCCCGGTAAAACTACCGTCACTACCCGTGGTAATAACAAATGTGGGGTTGGTGGTAAAGAGCATTGTAGCTTTTTTAACCTTGCTGCCGCTTTTATCGTTCAAAGTACCGGAAATAACCGCCGCGGGCACAAGCTCCAAATCCGCCGCGGCGCTTTTGTCCTGTGCTAAAACGATGTCGCTTTGATAAGCTACGCTGTTGTCTGTAACCACTGTTATATCATATTTACCGGCAGCTAATGCAAATTTATAACAGCCTTTGCTATCGGTTTTGGCTTCTTTCAGCACTGCATAACCATCAGCCTTGAAAACGCGCACGGTGGCGCCGGCAACGGCTTTATCGTCCCGGGTGACGGTTCCTTCCAGGAAAGCATCCTCAACCTCAACCGGCGGCGCCGTTTCCCGGGCCCGGTCCAGGGAAGCCACCGCTTCAGCCCTGGTAATGCTTTTGCCGGGTTGGAAAGTGCCGTCGGGATAACCGGCCATAAAACCGGCCTTTGCAATGGCGCCAATACTGCTGCGAGACCACTGCGGAATCCGGGTGGCATCTTTAAATTTATCCAACCCCTGCGTGGTCGGTTCCAGTTTCAGCAGCCTTACCATAATACTGGCCGCTTCCTGGCGGGAAATAGATTGCTTGGGTTTAAAAGTACCGTCGGGATAACCGCCGGTATAGCCTGACGCACTGGCAGCCGCTATATCGCCATAGTACCACTGCCCCGCGGCCACATCACTAAAATCTGCGGTAAACCCCTTGGTATCAATTCCAAAAGCTCGGTTGACCATAGCTACAAATTCAGCTCTGGTTATTTGATTATTAGGTTTAAAAGTGCCGTCGGAATAACCGCCGGCCAAACCATTTTGCGCCCATTTGTTGATTTGACCCTCGGCCCAATGGCCCGAGGTATCGGAAAATCCTGCCGCAAATGCATATCCGCCCACAGCGAATACCAGGGATAGCGCCATCAAAACCGATATAATGTTTTTCCTGTTAACCACATAATTCACTCCTTTCGTCTAGCAGGGTGAGCACATCTACTACATTTTCAATAATCTCCAACAAACACCCCCTCATATCTTGGATATTTTATCAACTATTGGAATAATATAAAACCAAATGTAAAACTATTTAATTCTACGACAGTATGCGAAACTCCTTCCGACAAAAACAGAATCTTAATATGCCAAAATGCGCACACATCCGCACCTTTCCCGCAAGGCCAAACAAAACGAAAAAAACAGGACGCAAGTCCCGGCTGGAAATTACTTGCGCCCTGCTTATTTTCTCTCATCAGGAATTTATGATTATGTCTACATGTCCGTTTTCAAGCGGGCAAAGAGAATACCAACCCAACTTGGATCATGGATTTATGATTATGTCTACGTGTCCGCTTTCAACGGGTTCCCCCTGTTTACCCTCATCGGGTGCAGTCGAGGTGGAGGTATGGGGCGATGTATTACCCGGCTGCTGCTGCTCCCCACTTATATTGCCGCTGTCGCCACCGGCATTATCTTCACCGCCGGCAATGGATTCATCAACATCTGTCTCAGCAGTACCGGTATTGTCGGCAGGATCAGTACTCTTGGCGGCATCATCGGCATCATTTGCATCAGCGTCCGCGTCCGAAGCCTTCCTCTGCTCCTGCCCTGTGGACCGGTTCGACTCCATAGCCACTTGTTTGGGCGTATCGTTTGAAATTGCCCCCTGCACTACCTCAACGACCTTACCTTCTTCAAACAAAGCCGTGGCAACCTCTCTGGCTTTTTCAGGGTCCACATACCAATAGCTGGCCCCATCATCCAAAAACCAGCCCGGCATCGTTTGCGTTACTATTTGCACGTTATCGAGATTTCTAGCCGCCTTAGCCAGCGCCGCCATTTCCGCCGGCTTCAAATTGGTTTTTACGTTTTTATATATTTGCGGAACAAGCTTGTGCAGCTTGGTAATGGTACCTATTTGCATCGTTTCATTACCAATGGCTGTCAATAATTTAAGCTGGCGCTGGGTACGGGTGATATCTCCCAGTCCATCGTGGCGGAAACGGACGTACTGCAATGCTTTATCCCCATCCAGCTCCTGAACGCCTTCTTTTAAATGAATACTATAAGCACCGCCGTAAGCCTTTTCATCGTAATTCAAGTCGTCTTCGACATCAACCGTAACCCCGCCCAGAGCGTCCACGATATCCTTAAATCCGCCAAAATTAGTTAGCACATAGTAATCCACTGCAACGCCGGTAAGCTCGGACACCTTTTCCATGGCCAGTTCGGGACCGCCGTAGACGTTAGCCGCATTGATTTTATTCACCCCGTGACCCGGAAGATTCACTTTAGTATCGCGCGGTATGGAAAGCAGCGCCACACGGTTATCCTTGTTATTGATATTGGCCAAAATCATGGTATCGGTACGCAGACTGGTTTCATCGCTGCGTTCATCGACCCCCATCATCAGCACATTAATGCCGGGCATTTTGGCAAACTTATCCGCTTCGTCATCAGTGGGATCAAGATCAACCAGAGGCTCACCGGCAATCAAAGGCCACAAAAAATTATTGGCCGCCGCAAAACCACCGGCGAACAGGCCGACCAGAATAAGCGAAAACATAAAAAGACGCAGTTTGCTTTTTAACTTTCTTTTTCTTTTCACGGACATATCTGATAGGACACCTCCCTTTCGCCGCCGCTTACCGTACTAACGGGGCAACTTATTCTAAAAAAACTTAAGTTACTTTCTTCCAGTATGCTTGCAACTGTCATTGCGAGCGCAAGCGAAGCAATCCCAAATGCGCGGCAGGTCCCCAAAGCAATGCGGGCTGTAAAGCGGCGATTGGCTTCGTCGCTTCACTCCCCGCCATGACGGACTTTAAGCGTTGCAGACTGTACTCATAGCCATGACAGGCCAAGCTATTTTTTTATCCTTCCGCTGGTATCGCGTTAATAACATGGACGTCTATAACGACATAATATATCTTTTTGAAGTCTCATTCAATTGTAATTATCGCGCATACCGAAAAACATTTTTATTTTCGACCTAAACGATATGTCCTCAACACCAGCCAGGCAAATCTAGGCAGCACCAACATGCGCCGCCAGCGCGACGGCTCACTGATCAGCCGCCCCAGCCATTCTATTTTTAATTTCTGCATCCACAGGGGCGCTCTGGCTACCCGGCCGGAAATTACGTCCAAACTGCCGCCCACGCCAACAGCCACCACATGGCCAATGCTGTCAATATGGCGATCAATCCATTTTTCCTGGGCCGGAGCCCCCAAGGCCACAAATAACAGCCGCGGTGCTTTTTGTTTTATGGATTGTACAATATCGACTTCCTCATCCGGCTTAAAGTAACCATGCTGTGTTCCGGCTACCTGCAATCCGGGAAAGCGAATGGTTAGTTGTTTTGCCGCTTCTTCAGCCACCCCGGGGGCAGCTCCCAAAAGGTATATTCTCCACCCCTCGGCGGCGGCCCGCTCCACCAGGCGCAGCATCAAATCAATACCGGTAACCCTTTCCGGGAACGGCGTACCGGCCACCCGGCCGGCCCAGACAATGCCCTCCCCGTCGGCGGTAACCAGATCCGCTCTGCCTACCAGTTCCAGCAAAGCATGGTCGGCCCGCACGGCCCGGTAAAGGATTTCAGGGTTCAGAGTGATTACCCGGCGCGGACCTCCAAGCTCTATCAATTCCGCCACCCGGTCAATACATTGGTCCATGGAAAGGCAATCAATTGATGCGTTTAATAGTTTAACTTTCATATGTATCACCCGGTATATTATTTCGACGCAGAAAGCCGGTCATATGTTTCATGAAATAAAGCGCCGCGTAAAAAATTTTATCCAAGCAGATGGACTTATGCTTTTATTTCGACAAAACCGATATATTTCCTGCATATTACCTTGTCCCGGCCAACTCCTTATATACCCGGGCACGCCCCGAACCCAGCCTCGCCCTTTGCAGCCGGGTTAAACCGGCTCCGGAAATAACAGGGAACCGAGTATGCATCCGGTTCCCTGTTGTTTAAATTTGTTATCCCAACGAATATTAATCTATACCTCAACGCCTAGTAAAGGATTTCAATGTCAAAATCGTATCTGTAACTGTCCAGCGATTTATCGTTTTCATCAAAAAAATATGCTCTTACATTATCAACTTTTACATCCTCATCATCAAATTTTTCAGCTATGTCCCGGCAAATATCTTCCACATCATTTCTAATGGTGTTATTGTTTGAATCCGCCCAAAGCTCCGAACAGTCATCATCCCTGGCATCCAAATACACGGTAACCTCGTCATCATCTTTATCGTATTTTATTTGGGATACTATAAATTCCATATTGTCTACATCATATTTATCATTCAAAAGCTCATCTTCCACATCGGAAGCATTACCGCTGTCACCCCGGTAGTCTTCGTCTTTAAAATCAACGTCCAGCCTGTCGTCACCGTCTTTATCGAATTTCACAAGCTCCTCATCATCGTGTGTATCGATGATCACACCTTTAACCACCGTATCTTCAGTTAGCTCATCCTGGATATATTCAGTCAGGTCCTCCAGCCAGTCTTCAATTTCTCTGTCCGTTAAATCTTCCCACTCGTCGCCATAATCCCTTAAATCCACTTCTATCTCTACGTCCACATCATCCTCGTCGCCGTCCAGCTTGATATCCTCTATAGCCACACGTTCCAGTTTATCGTAATCATCCAGCAAATCATCTTCCAAGCCATCTAAATCATCTTTATCGTATTTGTCCTTTTTATCCAGTTGATATTTTAAGTCTTCCACTTGTTTTTTCAGATTAGTTATTTCCTGATCTTTTGCGGTCAGCTGTAATTTTAGGCTGTTGGTTGCCGCGGTGTCGCCACCGATTATCTGAATGGTTTTTGTTTCAGCCTGCCAGTTTATTGTACTGTTTAATGCCTCCCCGGCCACGCGCAGCGGCACATAAGTGACTCCGTTCAATAAAAAAGGCTCCTGGTCGGCTGATACGCTAACTGCTTTTCCATCGGCGTATATCACTATATTATTGTATTGAACCTTAATTTGCTTGCTGGCCACCGATGCCTCGGCCATACCCCCCAAGGCCAACAGTAAAAACCCGGACATAAGCAGTACCATGAATTTCCTTTTCAAAATGATAACCCCTCCTTAATAATTTGACTTGTCGATTAGTTAGACGTCCTAATCCGGCAAGTTGTTCCTTGTACAGTAAAAATTTTATATTTTTATGCTCAGGTCCCGCACCAACGAAAGATTTCCAAGCCACCGTGCGGCGCACTGCCGCTAATCTCCCCGCAACCAGCCCCAGCGCGTGATGAGGAGGTTTTCTCCAATACGCCAAAGGGCAATCAGCGCCAATCCGATAATAATACCTAGCCAGAGGCCGTGCAAGCTGCGGGTCAAAGAAATAAGCAGGGGGGTGTGAATATGGGCATAAGTATTGACCAGAGAAATCTGGCCGATGGCCCCGCCCAACAACAACGGCATATATTGATTGTTCCGGTACCCCAGGTACAGCAACAGCAGCATGAGCGGGTGCCCCAGCAAAAACTCCTTGGTGCGGGGACGCACGCCCAGAATATTATCGAGCAAACTGCGAAACTGTAATTCCCAATCGGATATGGCCGCCGACTCGTTGCCGGTGCGGGAAACATAAACCAGCAGAGCCACCAGCAGTATTCCGCCAACAACGGTAAACTTGACCAGCACCGGTTGCTCTAAAAGGTCCCGCACTTTCTGCTGCCAGCCGCCACCGCCCTTTGCTCCCCTAAAAAAGAATATCACTGCCAGCAACAGCAAAGGGACGACGTGGGCCAGCTTAACCCCGGTAAACTGATCCATTTTTAGCATAAAACCAACATCGCCCAGCAGTCCGACCATTAAAAGCGCCCCGACAAGCGAGTAGAGAGAAGTGCGCAGTAATAACAGCACACTATGGACCACCGAAGCCCCGCCCTGCCGTACATTGAGCATCAGGGACAGGGTGGGGAAAACCACCACGGCAATAAAGGCCATTATCTTGCGGGCCAGGCCGACCATATCCACGGCCAGTAACCCGGTCCAGGCCATAATGCCTATAACACCGCAGCCAAGGGCCGCCACAGGCCAACCCATTGACAGAGCAAGCAGCATCACCCCGGCAATGACCCCCAGCCCGACCACAAACAATAACAAACGGGAAAGCCCCAGGGGCTGCAGCAGAGACGCCTCACCCACTTGCAACCCTTCCGCCTCCAGATTTTGCCGAACCTCTTCGGCCAGCTGTAAATTCGTGGCCAGCATATCCGGCATATCGGCTTTCATGTAGGTATGCAAAAGCAGAACCCTGATGTTGCGCTCCGTGACCGCCAGGTTAAACCGGTCCACCATGGCAGCCAGATCGTAATTTTTCTTGTTATCTTCCTCCAGGGTCAGTGTGTGCAGCCTGACCACGTTCTTGTCCAAAAGCAAGCCCAGTTTCGACAGGCCCACCTGGTTGGTGAACTCAATCTGCACCAGGGGAACCTGCAGTTCCTTCATTAAATATGAAAGCAATTTTACTTGTTCGGGAAAACCGGGCAGCACCGGATCGTTAAACAATACCCCGGATAAATTGGGTATTTTTCTAATCTCCCGAAAAACATAGGTTAAGCCCTCCGGGGTTACCTGATTCCAGGTACGCACCTGCACCATGGCCTGTAATCCGGCTGCATTGACATCCTCCACCGCCCCGGCCGGAAATCCGAGGCCCATTTGTTCAAACAGGCCCCAGTTGTAGGCAACCTCTATAATATAAACACCCGTTTCAGCCGCGCCTTCCCAAAATCTAATCGGTACTTTCTTGGCCTGCAGCTGTCCCTGAATCCTTTGGAACACGTCGGCGTCGGGAATAATTAGATACCGGTGATCCGGTTTAATCTGCGCCCGAAATTGTTCGCCAAATTGCTGCCATATAGCAGCGTTGCCCGGCAACAGCAATTCACTGCCGGTACGCATCAGCAATTCACCGTCAGCCTCGGCACTACTAACGGTGGGCTCTTTAATCAGTACGGTGTTGACTCCCTGTTCCTTGAACTTATTTAACACATCCACCGTGCTCAGGCCGTTCATCCGGGCCAGGGAAGCCGCCTCATCATAGACCACCGACATGGCCACGCTTTGATTATTCGCTTCCAGCCCGTACCTTTGCCAGGCTGTATATCCCGCGGCCAGCAAAGATATAAAAATTATTCCGACCAATATTAACTTCCACTTATTCTCGCGCACAGGCAAAACCTCCAACGGTTTATAGGCAAATAGAAAGACAGGGGAACGCAATATCATTGCAAACGGAACGCATGTCATTGCGAGCGTAAGCGAAGCAATCCCAAACTCCAAAGCAGATCCACCAAAGAAATGCGGGCTGCAAAGCGGAGATTGCCACGTCGCTTCGCTCCTCGCAATGACATATTTTAAGCATCGCGGGTTATATTCATAACCATGACATACTTTCACCTTTCCCAGTGCCATGCTTATTGGCACTGGGCGCTTACTGCATTTGGCGCTATCGGCACTTGGCGCTTATAGCGCTTGGCATGTGTCGGCATTCGGCGCTATTTGCGTTTGGCGGTCATTGGCACTTGACACATACCGGCGTTTAACGTCTAATATCCCTTATCCCGCAGCATATCCGCCTACTGCGGGATATCCGCTTCTTGCAGCATATCCACAAACTCTTTTATCAGCAGATAAGCCGCCCCGTGGCTTAGCGGTTGTCCAGGGTTCATATAATCCTGCCAGTAATCTTCATGCTCCGCGAAAACACCTTTTTCCGCAAGATAATCAAACGATGCTTGCTTGCTTAGATCCATGCCCAGGAATTTAACCAGCATGCGACAGGCATCATAAAGGTTAAAGACATTTCCCTCGGGATACAGAGCAGGATGTTCTTTAATACCCAGACCGGTCTGTTTGGCTGCCTGGTACAGAATATTGATATATCTTTGCTCGGCGATATCCCGGTCCAATTGATAATCATTATTATACCCACCCGAGGCCAGCCCAAGCCCGCGCACTAATTTCAAACCGGCGTAAGCTTCGTGACCGGTCAATTCGTTGGCTATACGGAACGGCTTCAGCTCCATACCCTGTTCGTTTAACCGGCGCTGTAATGCAGTGATTAATGGCCGGCTGCCGGCCATTTCCCGAAAGGTTAATTCGTTTTCCGCCGCCAGGGCCGCTGCCGCACCGGCGGCCTGTCCCGCAGCCATCCCCACGGGAATTGTCCTGGCGCTGCCGTGGGCCAGGGAGTCAAAGCCGGCCGACCGGCCCACCACCAGCAGTCCGTCCACCTGCCGCGGCACCAAGCACCTGAAGGGTACGGCATATTGCTGAGGCGCGCCGATGATGATACCTGGGATACCGGGGTCGGCGGGTTGGATATCTACGGGATATGATCCGAAAGCTATCCTGTCGTCAAAATCCCTGTTTTCCAACACATCATCCAAGGTCAACCGGTACTCGCCCCAAATATGCCTTGACTCGCGCACGTATAACTCGGGGGCCATTCCTCCCGAAACGGCCTTATTTAAACCAGGTATATG
This genomic interval from Desulfoscipio sp. XC116 contains the following:
- a CDS encoding LCP family protein, which translates into the protein MSVKRKRKLKSKLRLFMFSLILVGLFAGGFAAANNFLWPLIAGEPLVDLDPTDDEADKFAKMPGINVLMMGVDERSDETSLRTDTMILANINNKDNRVALLSIPRDTKVNLPGHGVNKINAANVYGGPELAMEKVSELTGVAVDYYVLTNFGGFKDIVDALGGVTVDVEDDLNYDEKAYGGAYSIHLKEGVQELDGDKALQYVRFRHDGLGDITRTQRQLKLLTAIGNETMQIGTITKLHKLVPQIYKNVKTNLKPAEMAALAKAARNLDNVQIVTQTMPGWFLDDGASYWYVDPEKAREVATALFEEGKVVEVVQGAISNDTPKQVAMESNRSTGQEQRKASDADADANDADDAAKSTDPADNTGTAETDVDESIAGGEDNAGGDSGNISGEQQQPGNTSPHTSTSTAPDEGKQGEPVESGHVDIIINP
- a CDS encoding copper amine oxidase N-terminal domain-containing protein; this encodes MKRKFMVLLMSGFLLLALGGMAEASVASKQIKVQYNNIVIYADGKAVSVSADQEPFLLNGVTYVPLRVAGEALNSTINWQAETKTIQIIGGDTAATNSLKLQLTAKDQEITNLKKQVEDLKYQLDKKDKYDKDDLDGLEDDLLDDYDKLERVAIEDIKLDGDEDDVDVEIEVDLRDYGDEWEDLTDREIEDWLEDLTEYIQDELTEDTVVKGVIIDTHDDEELVKFDKDGDDRLDVDFKDEDYRGDSGNASDVEDELLNDKYDVDNMEFIVSQIKYDKDDDEVTVYLDARDDDCSELWADSNNNTIRNDVEDICRDIAEKFDDEDVKVDNVRAYFFDENDKSLDSYRYDFDIEILY
- a CDS encoding WecB/TagA/CpsF family glycosyltransferase, encoding MKVKLLNASIDCLSMDQCIDRVAELIELGGPRRVITLNPEILYRAVRADHALLELVGRADLVTADGEGIVWAGRVAGTPFPERVTGIDLMLRLVERAAAEGWRIYLLGAAPGVAEEAAKQLTIRFPGLQVAGTQHGYFKPDEEVDIVQSIKQKAPRLLFVALGAPAQEKWIDRHIDSIGHVVAVGVGGSLDVISGRVARAPLWMQKLKIEWLGRLISEPSRWRRMLVLPRFAWLVLRTYRLGRK
- a CDS encoding DUF5693 family protein: MRENKWKLILVGIIFISLLAAGYTAWQRYGLEANNQSVAMSVVYDEAASLARMNGLSTVDVLNKFKEQGVNTVLIKEPTVSSAEADGELLMRTGSELLLPGNAAIWQQFGEQFRAQIKPDHRYLIIPDADVFQRIQGQLQAKKVPIRFWEGAAETGVYIIEVAYNWGLFEQMGLGFPAGAVEDVNAAGLQAMVQVRTWNQVTPEGLTYVFREIRKIPNLSGVLFNDPVLPGFPEQVKLLSYLMKELQVPLVQIEFTNQVGLSKLGLLLDKNVVRLHTLTLEEDNKKNYDLAAMVDRFNLAVTERNIRVLLLHTYMKADMPDMLATNLQLAEEVRQNLEAEGLQVGEASLLQPLGLSRLLLFVVGLGVIAGVMLLALSMGWPVAALGCGVIGIMAWTGLLAVDMVGLARKIMAFIAVVVFPTLSLMLNVRQGGASVVHSVLLLLRTSLYSLVGALLMVGLLGDVGFMLKMDQFTGVKLAHVVPLLLLAVIFFFRGAKGGGGWQQKVRDLLEQPVLVKFTVVGGILLVALLVYVSRTGNESAAISDWELQFRSLLDNILGVRPRTKEFLLGHPLMLLLLYLGYRNNQYMPLLLGGAIGQISLVNTYAHIHTPLLISLTRSLHGLWLGIIIGLALIALWRIGENLLITRWGWLRGD